GCTGGACGCCGCTCCGGCTGCGGATGACGCCGAGCTCACGCGCGACGTCCTCCGCCGCGCCGTCGAGCACGCCGACGTCGTCGGTCACCGCGTCGGCGAGGCGCGCGGCCTGCGCGGCCGCCGGGCCGGCGGTCAGCAGAAACACGGCGCACGCCGCCCATGCGACGGCGAAGGCGGGCAGGGTCGGACGCGGCGTGACCATTCCCCGGGCGTGTTCCCCGCGGGGGCGTCCCCACACCTGCGGCGGGGGCGGGTCCGCCGCTCAGGGGCCGACGTCCACGGCCGGCGTGTAGCGCGGCAGGAAAGGGAGGTTGTCGGCCAGGTTGCCGTCGGGCGCGTCGCGGTAGTAGCGCGAGACCACGCCGTTGCGGCGCACGCGGATCTCGTTGCATGGACGCGCTCACGGTCCTGGACAGCGGCCGTCAACGCCCGAACCACCACGGGCGTCGCTGACGCGCACATCGGGGCGTCCGCCTCTGCCACGATGGTGCCTGGCCTCCTGGCAGTCGACGACCGCTGAAGAAGGTGAGCGTTCATGAGCGGATCACTCACCGCGGACCGCCCCGAGCGCATGCGGGCGGTCGTCTGCTACGCGCCTGGCGACTACCGCCTGGAGGAGCGGCCCGTGCCGGCGCCGGGCGAGGTGCTGACCAGGGTGGAGGCCGTTGGCATCTGCGCCAGCGACCTCAAGTGCTACCAGGGCGCGCCGCTGTTCCGTGGCGACGAGCACCGCGACGGTTGCCGCCAGCCGCCGGTCATCCCCGGCCACGAGTTCGTCGGTCGGGTGGTTGCGCTCGGCGAGGGCGCCGGCGAACGCGACGGGCTGCGCGTCGGCAACCCGGCGGTGTCCGAGCAGATCGTGCCGTGCTGGACGTGCCGGTACTGCCGGCGTGAGCCCGTCACCGTTGACTGGACGATCGTCGGCGACACCAACGAGCTCGACGTCCACGGCGCCCACTGGGCCCCTACTGCTACCCCATCGCCATCGACATGATGGCCAGCGGGGCGCTGCCGGTCGAGCGCATCGTCACCCACCGCCTGCCCCTGGCCGACTTTGCGCAGGGCCTGGCCCTGGTCGCCGACGCCACCGAGTCCATCAAGGTCATCCTCCAGCCGTAAGGGGCCCGCCAGTGAGCCAGGACGGCCTGCTGCTCGGTGTCGACATCGGCACGCAGAGCTCCAAGGGGGTGCTCGTGGCCACCGACGGGCGCGTCGTGGAGCAGGTGCAGCGGCCCCACGGGATGGCGCACCCCCGCCCCGGCCACTTCGAGCAGGACGCCGAGGAGGTGTGGTGGGGCGACTTCGTGCACCTGTGCCGCGAGCTGCTGGCCCGCGACGGTGTGGACCCGCGCGCCGTCGCCGCGGTCGGCGTGAGCGGCATCGGGCCGTGCGTCGTGCCCGCCGACGCCGCCGGCACGCCGCTGCGCCCGGGGATCCTCTACGGCATCGACACCCGGGCGGTCGGCGAGGCGGCCTGGTTGACCGACCACTACGGCGAGGACGCCGTGCTCGCCATGGGCCGCTCGCCGCTGACGAGCCAGGCGGTGGGCCCCAAGCTGCTGTGGCTGCGCCGCCACGAGCCCGACGTGTCGGCCGCCACCGAGCGGTTCTTCATGGCCAGCTCCTACGTCGTGTTCCGCCTCACCGGCGAGTACACCCTGGACCACCACAGCGCCAGCGGCGTCAACCCCTTCTACGACGCCTCCCGCCACGGCACACTCCGTGGGTCGGCGACGTCCTCGGCGGGCTGGCGATGCCGGCGCTGCGTTGGGCGTCGCAGCAGGCCGGCACCGTGCACGCCGCAGCAGCCGAGCAGACCGGCCTGGCCGAGGGCACCCCGGTAAACGCGGGCACCCGTCGACGCCGCCGCTGAGGCCGTCAGCGTGGGCGTGCGCCGCCCTGGCGACCTCATGCTCATGTACGGCAGCACGATGTTCCTCATCCAGGTCGTGTCCGAGCTGCCGCTGCGCACGCCGTTCTGGGGCACCTCCTACCTGTTCGCCGGCGAGGTCGCCGTCGCCGCGGGCATGGCCACCTCCGGGATCCTCGCCCGCTGGTTCCGCGACCTGCTCGCCGACGACGCGCCGAGCTACGAGCAGCTGTCCGCGCAGGCCGAGGCGGTGCCCGCCGGCAGCAACGGCCTCGTCGTGCTGCCCTACTTCGCCCGCGAGCGCACGCCGGTGCACGACCCCGACGCCCGCGGGATCGTCGCGGGCCTGTCGCTCGCGCACGGCCGCGCTGAGCTGTACCGCGCCATCCTCGAGTCAACGGCGTTCGGGGTGCGCCACAACGTCGAGCTCATGGCCACTACGGGATGGTGCCGCGGCGGGTCGTGGCCGTCGGCGGGGGCACGCGGTCGGACCTGTGGCCCCAGATCGTGTCCGACGTCATCGGGCTGGACCAGGACGTGCCCCGCCACGCCGTCGGGGCCCCCTACGGCGACGCCATGCTCGCCGGCCTGGCCGCCGGCGTGGTCGGTGACGAGGTGCACGCATGGAACGAGTCCGTGCGCCGCATGGAGCCGACCCACGCGCACGCCGAAACCTACACCGAGGTCTACGGCGTCTACCGACGGCTGTACGAGAATGCCCGCGACGAGCTGCACACCCTGGCCTTTTTGCAGGGCGACACGCCTACCCGCGCCTGGTGAGGGCCTCACATCGGGATGCGGGTGGCCGCCTGGCAGGCCGCCTGCCTTCGACACCGGCATGAGGTCGAAAGGGCGACGAGGGCGTCGACTGGACCACACGCCGTGGCGCGGGCGGGCGCACGCGTCCCGAAAGGATCGGTCCGCTGCTCCGCGGCCCTCGGCCGAGGGCCGGGCGATGTTCGTGGGCCTCTGCGGGTCCGGCAGCTCGATCGCGGACAACCACCTCTTCCTCTCCTGAGAAGGATCGGCCCACGGCCTGCTCAGACGTTGCGGGTTGGGCCGTTCGGTGGGACAGTCGGTGGCGAAGGGCCACGCCGGCGCGAGCAGCGGCGAAGCGAGGGGGCCGCGGAGGTGACGGGCATGGACCTGTTGGCGGCAACCGCGGACGGTCTGTACAGGGTGGGCGAGGGCGGGGCGCCCGAGCGGCTCGCGGACGGCGACGTCATCACCGTCGCGGTGGAGCAGGGCGACGACACGGACGGCGGTGCGGTGGTCTGGGCGGTGAGCGGGGATACGACGCTGCTGCGGGGCACGCCCCACGCTGGCTTTGCGCCCGTCGCGACGTCCGAGCGAGCGCTGCGCTGCCTGCTGCCCTTGCCCGGCGGCGTGCTCGCCGGCACCGCCGAGGCCGGTCTCGTGCGCTTCGACGGCGAGCGGCTCGACGCAGTTGCCGGCTTCGCCCACGTGCCCGGCCGCGACGGCTGGTACACCCCGTGGGGCGGCCCGCCGGACACCCGGTCGCTCGCCGCAGACGCCGACGGTGTCTGGTACGCCGGCGTGCACGTCGGCGGTGTGCCCCGCTCCACCGACGAGGGACGGACGTGGGCGCCGACGATCGACGTCGACGCCGACGTGCACGAGGTTGCCACCGCCGACGGGCTCATGGTCGCCGCGGCCGCCTACGGGCTCGCGGTGAGCGACGACGGAGGCGCGACATGGGCGTGGCGCACCGACGGCCTCCACGCGCGCTACGCCCGCGCGGTCGCCGTCGCGGACGCCACCGTGCTCGTGTCCGTGTCCGATGGGCCCGATGGGCGCCAGGCTGCGCTCTACCGGGGCGGGCTCGGCCCGGACGGAGCGCTGACCCGCTGCGGCGAGGGGCTGCCCGAGTGGTTCACCGGCAACGTCGACACCGGCTGCCTCGCCGCCGTGGGCGCCTCGGTCGGCCTCGCCGACGGCGGCACGATCTACCGCTCCGCCGACGCGGGCCGCACCTGGGAGGTGCTCGCCGAGGGCCTGCCGGCGGTGCGGTGGCTCGCCGCACCAACGGCCGGCGTACGGTGACCCGCGCAGGGGCTACCGGCGGTGCGGTGACCGCGCGAGCCCGACTTCGGCCCCCGCCGGGGGCGGGCTCAGCCGCTGGGTGCCCGGGCTTCAGCGCCGGCTTCTGCGCACGCCGATCTCGACGTCGGACCCGGTGATCTGCGTCTCTCCCACGGACGTCGCGGGAACCGTCACGGTGTGGCGGCCCCCGTCGCCGGCGGCGGGCGGTGGAGGCGCCTCGGGGAGCGGGCCGCCACCGCCGAGGACGTCGTCGACCGTCCCCGCCGCCTCGTCGAGGGGCCCTCCGAGGCCGAGCGCGTCGTCCTCGCCGGGGTCAGGCTCGGCATCCGCGGGCGCTCCGGGAGGCGGCGCGGCGCCCGCGGCGGGCGCCGGTTTGAGGCGGTCGCGCGCATCGTCGTTGAGTCGCAGCAGGAACAGCCCCTCGTCGATGCCGCTCACCGCGATCGTGCCGGAGGCGAAGTAGGGGTAGTTCGACCAAGTGCCCTCGAAGGTCGGCTCGCCATGCGCCGGGAAGGTGTCGAAGAACCCGATCGGCTCGAGGCGAGGGTCGGCGGGGTCGCCGACGAACGCGGTGTCGAGCACCCGCAGCCCGCTCGTGTAGTTCGACTGGTAGACGAGCCGGCCCTGAATGTAGTTGTTGTGGGTGATCGAGCGGGTGTCGTGGCTGTGCGCGAAGTGGAAGGTCGGGTTTTCGAGGTCGCGCACGTCGAGCACGACCGTGCGGGTGTTGATCTCGAACTTCGTCTCGTCCATCTCGTCGTTCACGAGCAGGTAGGACTGGTCCTCGGTGAGCCAGCCCTGGTGGGTGTAGCCGATCATCGGGTAGTCGGTCATCCCGAGCGTCACGGGGTTGAGCTTGTCGGTGACGTCGGCGATGACGACCTTGTTCTCCGCGGAGTTGAAGCAGATCTCCCGGCCGGTGTAGCGGGTGTCCGGCCCGTCGTAGACGACGCACTGGGTGTCGTGGACGTAGGCGGCCGGGGACAGCTCCTCGGCCGGCTCCCCGACCGTGCGCGCGAGGGTGCCGGGGCCGCCCTCCTCGAGGTAGCACCCGGCGAACACCGGCGTCTCCGGCGAGGAGATGTCGACCATGTGCAATCCCGACAGGCACTGGTCGGGCACGACGATCGCGGCGTTGCCGCCGACGATGTAGGCATAGCCGGTGGCGGTGTTGATCTCGACGTTGTGCGCCGCGGCCGGCAGCGGGTAGAAGCCGTCCTCCGTCCACACCTGCGGCTCGTCGACGTCGCGCAGCCGCGTGAGGTCGAAGACCTTCATGCCGTGGGGCTGGGACTCGCTGACGATGAAGGCGTGGTTGTCGTACACCTTGATGTCGTGCCAGATCTGGTGCAGCAGGGCGCGGTTGGGCAGCTCGCCGAGGTAGACGGGGTTCGTGGGATCGGTGATCCGGAAGAACCCGACGCCGTTGGTCTTGCCGATGATGACGTACTCGTCGCCGCTGTCGGGGTCGGTCCAGCCCCACAGGTCGCTCGCGCCGCCGCGCAGCGCCTGGCGGATGTCCACCTGGCCCCGGAACTCCTCGAGCGGC
This Egibacteraceae bacterium DNA region includes the following protein-coding sequences:
- a CDS encoding FGGY family carbohydrate kinase, yielding MSQDGLLLGVDIGTQSSKGVLVATDGRVVEQVQRPHGMAHPRPGHFEQDAEEVWWGDFVHLCRELLARDGVDPRAVAAVGVSGIGPCVVPADAAGTPLRPGILYGIDTRAVGEAAWLTDHYGEDAVLAMGRSPLTSQAVGPKLLWLRRHEPDVSAATERFFMASSYVVFRLTGEYTLDHHSASGVNPFYDASRHGTLRGSATSSAGWRCRRCVGRRSRPAPCTPQQPSRPAWPRAPR
- a CDS encoding choice-of-anchor B family protein, encoding MARSTSMISRRVVAVGLAAGLVAVGMVGTTAAHPGRHEHGQPEDPAGGVGVRVNTPETLAGFLRAVHWDGTPEVDDQTADLVYAGTGCSPASYAGVDVAGRIALVDHSEGRGPADLCPAFTFAQKMQSAEQAGAIGLVQVRYNDDVSPGSAAGSGIPGLELRHSDGAPIRDAVVGGTPVNVTLTSTQEPVELPPERLSNVACVDGKAAVFDCDGVDLLSFVPLEEFRGQVDIRQALRGGASDLWGWTDPDSGDEYVIIGKTNGVGFFRITDPTNPVYLGELPNRALLHQIWHDIKVYDNHAFIVSESQPHGMKVFDLTRLRDVDEPQVWTEDGFYPLPAAAHNVEINTATGYAYIVGGNAAIVVPDQCLSGLHMVDISSPETPVFAGCYLEEGGPGTLARTVGEPAEELSPAAYVHDTQCVVYDGPDTRYTGREICFNSAENKVVIADVTDKLNPVTLGMTDYPMIGYTHQGWLTEDQSYLLVNDEMDETKFEINTRTVVLDVRDLENPTFHFAHSHDTRSITHNNYIQGRLVYQSNYTSGLRVLDTAFVGDPADPRLEPIGFFDTFPAHGEPTFEGTWSNYPYFASGTIAVSGIDEGLFLLRLNDDARDRLKPAPAAGAAPPPGAPADAEPDPGEDDALGLGGPLDEAAGTVDDVLGGGGPLPEAPPPPAAGDGGRHTVTVPATSVGETQITGSDVEIGVRRSRR
- a CDS encoding FGGY-family carbohydrate kinase; its protein translation is MVPRRVVAVGGGTRSDLWPQIVSDVIGLDQDVPRHAVGAPYGDAMLAGLAAGVVGDEVHAWNESVRRMEPTHAHAETYTEVYGVYRRLYENARDELHTLAFLQGDTPTRAW
- a CDS encoding alcohol dehydrogenase catalytic domain-containing protein produces the protein MSGSLTADRPERMRAVVCYAPGDYRLEERPVPAPGEVLTRVEAVGICASDLKCYQGAPLFRGDEHRDGCRQPPVIPGHEFVGRVVALGEGAGERDGLRVGNPAVSEQIVPCWTCRYCRREPVTVDWTIVGDTNELDVHGAHWAPTATPSPST